From Humibacter ginsenosidimutans, a single genomic window includes:
- a CDS encoding MazG family protein gives MTRADDGGTMTEHENLDARAEGRPQSGADPFAGPSRLDAFAAAMASVLDKCVWSQTMTHETLVPYLIEETYELVDAIEAGTTDDIVEELGDVLWQVAFHSEIASRTAGERFDIEDVAARVTEKMVRRHPHVFGDEVAETPEDVLRLWTAAKAAEKRQRRSVLDGIPQGMPALALADKVIGRGGRVGVTVADLPEPPPERAQRVEGRPRATLPSITVSDESELGAALLQLVAAARENGLDSERALRVAIRGLENEIRVAESGTAGIA, from the coding sequence ATGACGCGAGCCGATGACGGGGGCACGATGACCGAGCACGAGAACCTTGACGCGCGCGCCGAAGGTCGCCCGCAGAGCGGTGCAGACCCGTTCGCCGGCCCCTCCCGGCTCGACGCGTTCGCGGCGGCCATGGCATCCGTGCTCGACAAATGCGTGTGGTCGCAGACCATGACCCACGAGACGCTCGTGCCGTACCTCATCGAGGAGACCTACGAACTCGTCGACGCGATCGAGGCGGGCACGACTGACGACATCGTCGAGGAGCTGGGCGACGTGCTCTGGCAGGTGGCGTTCCACTCGGAGATCGCCTCGCGCACGGCAGGGGAGCGGTTCGACATCGAGGATGTCGCCGCCCGCGTCACCGAGAAGATGGTGCGCAGACATCCGCACGTCTTCGGCGACGAGGTGGCGGAGACCCCCGAAGACGTTCTGCGGCTCTGGACCGCTGCGAAGGCGGCGGAGAAACGACAGCGTCGAAGCGTGCTCGACGGCATCCCCCAGGGGATGCCCGCGCTCGCCCTCGCCGACAAGGTCATCGGCCGCGGGGGTCGCGTCGGTGTCACCGTCGCCGATCTCCCCGAACCGCCTCCTGAGCGAGCGCAGCGAGTCGAAGGGCGCCCACGGGCCACTCTGCCGTCCATCACCGTCTCCGACGAGTCCGAGCTCGGCGCGGCCCTGCTTCAGCTCGTGGCGGCGGCGCGAGAGAACGGTCTCGATTCGGAGCGGGCACTGCGCGTCGCGATTCGCGGCCTCGAGAACGAGATTCGCGTCGCCGAGAGCGGCACGGCGGGAATCGCCTGA
- a CDS encoding VOC family protein — protein sequence MTNVRRVVVSVSDLQRGLAVYSEALGLPVVWANDEVARLDAGGVEVMLHRRQPVPGEFDVAATFAVDDVDAVAADLVAAGAAVVRGPVDESWGERQAVLRDPDGQVFCVITPLG from the coding sequence GTGACGAATGTGCGACGGGTGGTCGTGTCGGTGTCGGATCTGCAACGCGGTCTCGCCGTGTACTCGGAGGCCCTCGGGCTGCCCGTCGTGTGGGCGAACGATGAGGTGGCGAGGCTCGATGCCGGCGGAGTCGAAGTGATGCTGCATCGCAGGCAGCCCGTGCCCGGCGAGTTCGACGTGGCGGCGACATTCGCCGTCGACGACGTCGACGCGGTCGCGGCCGACCTGGTCGCCGCCGGCGCCGCGGTCGTTCGCGGGCCGGTCGATGAGTCGTGGGGAGAGCGCCAGGCGGTGCTGAGGGATCCCGACGGCCAGGTGTTCTGCGTCATCACGCCGCTGGGCTGA
- the nhaA gene encoding Na+/H+ antiporter NhaA: protein MSLIRSERAAAGILLGAAVLGLVLANTALGPDLQHIMSTTVGPSAFDLDLTVREWVSDGLLAVFFFIAAVELRHELTVGELSSWQKALHPAIAAVCGVIAPALVYLAFTAGSGYASGWPVPTATDIAFALGVLAIFGRGLPRRVRVFLLALAVLDDLIAIVIIAIFFTSNPNLIDLAAAIVSVAAFGLLSRMLRGRLRGPIAVLMVLVAVLTWMLVHGSGVHPTIAGVALGLVMSRQPARRVTHALEPWSNGLVLPLFAFTAALVAIPDVPLAQLSAPFWGILVALPVGKFVGISLGGWLGGKLARGEGSTLSLAGSLVVASLGGIGFTVSLLMNELAFAGSAEVRDEGVLAVLLGSCVSIVAGGITVSLVARRYRRRYPHEHQTGG from the coding sequence ATGAGCCTGATCCGATCCGAACGAGCCGCCGCCGGCATCCTGTTGGGCGCCGCCGTGCTCGGCCTCGTGCTGGCGAACACCGCGCTCGGCCCCGACCTGCAGCACATCATGTCGACCACGGTCGGCCCCTCGGCGTTCGACCTGGATCTCACGGTGCGCGAATGGGTCAGCGACGGCCTGCTCGCCGTGTTCTTCTTCATCGCGGCCGTGGAGCTGCGCCACGAGCTCACGGTAGGCGAGCTGAGCAGCTGGCAGAAGGCCCTGCATCCCGCGATCGCCGCCGTGTGCGGGGTGATCGCCCCGGCGCTCGTCTATCTCGCCTTCACGGCCGGCAGCGGATACGCCTCGGGCTGGCCGGTGCCGACCGCGACCGACATCGCTTTCGCGCTCGGGGTGCTTGCCATCTTCGGTCGGGGCCTGCCGCGGCGCGTGCGCGTGTTTCTGCTGGCTCTCGCCGTGCTCGACGACCTCATCGCCATCGTGATCATCGCGATCTTCTTCACGTCGAACCCCAACCTCATCGACCTGGCCGCCGCGATCGTCTCCGTCGCCGCGTTCGGGCTCCTCAGCCGCATGCTTCGCGGCAGGCTGCGCGGACCGATCGCCGTGCTCATGGTGCTCGTCGCGGTGCTCACGTGGATGCTCGTGCACGGCTCCGGCGTGCACCCCACCATCGCGGGCGTCGCCCTCGGGCTCGTCATGTCGCGACAACCGGCTCGCCGTGTCACGCACGCCCTCGAGCCCTGGTCGAACGGGCTGGTCCTGCCGCTCTTCGCGTTCACGGCGGCGCTCGTGGCGATTCCCGACGTGCCTCTCGCGCAGCTCTCCGCGCCGTTCTGGGGCATCCTCGTCGCCCTGCCGGTGGGCAAGTTCGTCGGCATCTCGCTGGGCGGCTGGCTCGGCGGCAAGCTCGCCCGGGGTGAGGGCTCGACTCTCAGCCTCGCGGGCTCGCTGGTCGTCGCGTCACTGGGCGGCATCGGATTCACCGTGTCGCTGCTGATGAACGAGCTCGCGTTCGCGGGCAGCGCCGAGGTGCGCGACGAAGGCGTGCTCGCGGTGCTGCTCGGCTCGTGCGTGTCGATCGTCGCAGGCGGGATCACGGTGTCGCTGGTGGCCAGACGGTATCGACGGAGGTATCCGCACGAGCATCAGACGGGCGGCTGA
- a CDS encoding DUF1648 domain-containing protein, whose amino-acid sequence MTAFALLFPLAITTLIAVLLYGMPSLMPATLPLGVSVPRARSGDPAVTRHVRAYRMAIIASWILSLALLLGLSPTVPAAAVLTSVLFLVAASTVAYVVARSGIVRAKRRGDWYADATVRPPANVASVQQPPAPVGWLVFSLVVLLVAFGIGVAVYPSLPQSVPVHWGASGQPDRFAPKGVWSVFGPLIIGVLVAAGLFAVSFAVRAAPVRADQSLTAEQNERRASLIQSAGSSLIGRLTAATAIMIVWPAVVSWLWPDASGAVIAGIVVGVALMLIVVVAFVLASRRAAATARVAVDGDMLGASARSRRPGAGSVSAAHDSGPAHASTPDAPDDDRYWKGGLIYVNRDDPAVFVQRRFGVGWTVNFGRPGGVLFGVVLVVLVVAAIVSALVAGH is encoded by the coding sequence TTGACTGCGTTCGCGCTGCTCTTCCCCCTGGCGATCACCACGTTGATCGCGGTTCTGCTGTACGGGATGCCGTCGCTCATGCCCGCCACCCTGCCGCTCGGCGTGAGCGTCCCGCGTGCGCGCTCGGGCGATCCGGCGGTGACCAGGCACGTGCGCGCCTATCGGATGGCGATCATCGCGAGCTGGATTCTGTCGCTCGCGCTGCTCCTCGGGCTGTCGCCGACCGTGCCGGCCGCTGCGGTGCTGACCTCCGTGCTGTTCCTGGTGGCGGCGAGCACCGTGGCATACGTCGTGGCGCGCTCGGGCATCGTCCGCGCGAAGCGCCGCGGCGACTGGTACGCGGATGCCACGGTGCGTCCGCCCGCGAACGTGGCGTCCGTACAGCAGCCCCCGGCACCCGTCGGATGGCTCGTCTTCTCGCTGGTCGTGCTGCTGGTCGCCTTCGGCATCGGGGTGGCCGTGTATCCGTCGTTGCCGCAGAGCGTGCCGGTGCACTGGGGTGCCTCTGGGCAGCCGGATCGCTTCGCTCCCAAGGGCGTCTGGAGTGTCTTCGGCCCGCTCATCATCGGCGTGCTCGTGGCGGCAGGGCTCTTCGCGGTGTCGTTCGCCGTGCGCGCGGCACCGGTGCGGGCCGACCAGTCGCTGACGGCGGAGCAGAACGAGCGGCGCGCGTCTCTCATCCAGTCGGCGGGCTCGTCGTTGATCGGCCGTCTGACGGCGGCGACCGCGATCATGATCGTCTGGCCGGCGGTGGTCAGCTGGCTCTGGCCCGATGCCTCTGGTGCCGTGATCGCGGGCATCGTTGTGGGCGTGGCACTCATGCTGATCGTCGTTGTCGCGTTCGTGCTGGCGTCCCGCCGAGCTGCCGCGACGGCGAGGGTCGCTGTCGACGGGGACATGCTCGGGGCGTCGGCAAGGTCTCGTCGACCGGGTGCGGGATCTGTGTCTGCCGCCCATGACTCAGGGCCGGCGCACGCCTCGACTCCCGACGCTCCCGATGACGACAGGTACTGGAAGGGCGGCCTGATCTACGTCAACCGCGACGACCCCGCCGTGTTCGTGCAACGCCGGTTCGGGGTCGGCTGGACCGTGAACTTCGGGCGACCGGGCGGCGTGCTGTTCGGGGTCGTCCTCGTGGTGCTGGTGGTGGCCGCGATCGTCTCCGCGCTGGTGGCCGGCCACTGA
- a CDS encoding aldo/keto reductase, with protein MPEIAYRTLGPSGLVVSTVGLGCNNFGRAGTASETQEGTNAVIDAAIDAGVTFFDTADIYGKQHGLSETLMGEALRGKRDGIVLATKFGMDMQGANGPDWGARGSRRYVRRAVEASLARLQTDWIDLYQLHAPDPHTPIEETLDVLDDLIAEGKVRYIGHSNLAGWQIADAQYQAVLHGHPKFVSAQNEYNLVRRDVEREVLPAVNAYGLGFLPFFPLHNGLFTGKFTREGGPADSRIVRQRPHILDEAPWDAMDAYQRFCDDRGITMLAATFGWLLAQPGLTSVIAGATRPEQIVANAQAGSGWEPTEADIEEISALFAG; from the coding sequence ATGCCAGAAATCGCGTACCGCACTCTCGGACCCTCCGGTCTCGTCGTCTCCACCGTCGGCCTCGGCTGCAACAACTTCGGCCGCGCGGGCACCGCGTCGGAGACGCAGGAGGGCACGAACGCCGTCATCGACGCGGCGATCGACGCCGGCGTCACCTTCTTCGACACCGCCGACATCTACGGCAAGCAGCACGGTCTGAGCGAGACTCTGATGGGCGAGGCGTTGCGCGGCAAGCGCGACGGCATCGTGCTGGCGACGAAGTTCGGCATGGACATGCAGGGGGCCAACGGGCCCGACTGGGGCGCCCGCGGGTCGCGGCGCTACGTGCGGCGGGCGGTCGAGGCATCCCTCGCCCGGTTGCAGACGGACTGGATCGATCTCTACCAGTTGCACGCTCCCGACCCGCACACGCCGATCGAGGAGACCCTCGACGTGCTCGACGACCTGATCGCTGAGGGCAAGGTGCGGTACATCGGTCACTCGAACCTCGCGGGCTGGCAGATCGCCGACGCCCAGTACCAGGCCGTGCTGCACGGGCATCCGAAGTTCGTGTCGGCGCAGAACGAGTACAACCTCGTGCGCCGCGACGTGGAGCGTGAGGTGCTGCCGGCGGTCAACGCGTACGGCCTCGGGTTTCTGCCGTTCTTCCCGCTGCACAACGGCCTGTTCACGGGCAAGTTCACCCGTGAAGGCGGTCCTGCCGACAGTCGCATCGTGCGCCAGCGGCCGCACATCCTCGACGAGGCGCCGTGGGACGCGATGGATGCCTACCAGCGCTTCTGCGACGACCGCGGCATCACGATGCTGGCGGCGACGTTCGGTTGGCTGCTCGCGCAGCCCGGCCTCACGAGCGTGATCGCCGGAGCGACGCGTCCCGAGCAGATCGTGGCCAACGCGCAGGCCGGTTCGGGCTGGGAGCCGACCGAAGCCGACATCGAGGAGATCTCCGCCCTGTTCGCGGGCTGA
- a CDS encoding gamma-glutamyltransferase family protein, whose translation MTFAPAPDFTTRPTIRGTFGVAASTHWLATASAQAVLERGGNAFDAAVAAGFVLHVVEPHLNGPGGDLTGLFRTVDGDVRVLMGQGPAPAAATLEHYRDDEGLTDVPGAGALAAAVPGAVDAWLRLLAEHGTWELADVLAYAIGYAEHGHPVHHNVVTTLDRIREHFLQHWPTSAARWLDARGHAPKPGDLIANPTYAATLRRLVDAGAGEVSRRGRIAAAASAWSQGFVAQAIERFVRTPHRHSDGHDHAGVIAAADLAAFRAGEEEPVDIAFHGFTLHKTGPWGQGPVLLQMLTILDAYGRLHGLRDEHVDPSTAFGIHVIVEAEKLALADRDAWYADPRFAEVPLMTLLSVEYAETRAALIGEEASARLRPGSPEGRTPYLPPVEAGAGKDGLADSADDENDESATEEPAGIGEPTVDRHGQTRGDTCHLDVADRFGNVVTVTPSGGWLQSSPTIPELGFCLGTRLQMAWLDEHSPAVLQPGARPRTTLSATMVTASGAGGARVLTLGTPGGDQQDQWQLPALLRMLVAGWDPQAAIDAPTFHTTSHVSSFWPRVWEPAGLVIEDRVGADVIAELERRGHRVTVAGGWTLGRLSGVGIDTDGTLWAAANPRGAQGYAAGR comes from the coding sequence GTGACCTTCGCGCCGGCGCCCGACTTCACCACCCGTCCCACGATCCGCGGCACCTTCGGCGTGGCGGCCTCCACGCACTGGCTCGCCACTGCGAGCGCTCAGGCGGTGCTGGAGCGTGGCGGCAACGCATTCGACGCCGCCGTTGCGGCAGGGTTCGTGCTCCATGTCGTCGAGCCGCACCTGAATGGGCCCGGCGGCGATCTCACGGGACTCTTCCGCACGGTCGACGGCGATGTGCGCGTGCTGATGGGGCAGGGCCCCGCTCCGGCCGCCGCGACGCTGGAGCACTACCGCGACGACGAGGGGCTCACGGATGTTCCGGGCGCGGGCGCGCTCGCCGCCGCCGTTCCCGGGGCGGTCGACGCGTGGCTCCGGCTGCTCGCCGAACACGGCACGTGGGAGCTCGCCGACGTGTTGGCCTATGCGATCGGGTATGCCGAGCACGGGCATCCGGTGCACCACAACGTCGTGACGACGCTCGACCGCATCAGGGAGCACTTCCTGCAGCACTGGCCGACGTCCGCTGCACGTTGGCTGGATGCCCGTGGGCACGCGCCGAAGCCGGGCGACCTCATCGCGAATCCGACGTACGCCGCGACGTTGCGCCGGCTGGTCGATGCGGGCGCGGGGGAGGTCTCGCGCCGAGGACGCATCGCCGCCGCGGCCTCCGCATGGTCGCAGGGATTCGTGGCGCAGGCGATCGAGCGGTTCGTTCGCACCCCGCATCGCCACAGTGACGGACACGACCACGCGGGGGTCATCGCGGCCGCCGACCTGGCCGCCTTCCGGGCGGGCGAGGAAGAACCGGTCGACATCGCCTTCCACGGGTTCACGCTGCACAAGACCGGGCCGTGGGGTCAGGGCCCGGTGCTGTTGCAGATGCTCACCATTCTCGATGCGTATGGACGCCTGCACGGTCTGCGCGACGAACACGTGGATCCCTCGACGGCGTTCGGCATCCACGTCATCGTCGAGGCCGAGAAGCTCGCGCTCGCCGACAGAGACGCCTGGTACGCCGATCCCCGGTTCGCCGAGGTGCCGCTGATGACTCTGCTCTCCGTCGAGTACGCCGAGACGCGAGCGGCCCTCATCGGTGAGGAGGCGAGCGCACGACTCCGTCCCGGCTCGCCGGAGGGCCGCACTCCCTACCTGCCGCCTGTGGAGGCCGGCGCGGGAAAGGACGGACTCGCCGACTCCGCCGACGACGAGAACGACGAGAGTGCCACGGAGGAACCGGCCGGGATTGGCGAGCCCACCGTCGACAGGCACGGTCAGACGCGCGGTGACACCTGCCATCTCGACGTCGCCGACCGCTTCGGCAACGTGGTCACCGTCACGCCCTCCGGTGGGTGGCTGCAGTCGTCGCCGACCATTCCCGAACTGGGCTTCTGCCTCGGCACCCGCCTGCAGATGGCGTGGCTCGATGAGCACTCGCCAGCGGTGCTGCAGCCGGGTGCGAGGCCGCGCACCACGCTCTCGGCGACCATGGTGACGGCATCCGGTGCCGGTGGCGCGCGCGTTCTCACGCTCGGCACCCCGGGCGGTGATCAGCAGGACCAGTGGCAGCTGCCTGCGCTGCTGAGGATGCTCGTGGCCGGCTGGGACCCGCAGGCCGCGATCGACGCGCCCACGTTCCACACCACGAGCCATGTCTCCAGCTTCTGGCCGCGGGTCTGGGAACCCGCGGGCCTCGTCATCGAGGACAGGGTGGGAGCCGACGTGATCGCCGAGCTGGAGCGACGTGGACATCGCGTGACGGTCGCAGGCGGTTGGACGCTCGGGCGGCTCAGCGGCGTGGGCATCGACACCGACGGCACGCTGTGGGCGGCGGCGAACCCGCGCGGCGCCCAGGGGTACGCGGCGGGGCGATGA
- a CDS encoding PadR family transcriptional regulator: MTTHELREPALSILTVLAGGRRHGYAIIKEADEVTSGRVKLKVSSLYAALDRLEGDGLVVRAGDEAVDGRLRRYFALTDAGEDALRAEADRMEAKARVARERLALRHATATAAARPARRAAGTGILPGAYA, from the coding sequence ATGACGACACACGAGCTGCGCGAACCCGCGCTGTCGATCCTCACGGTGCTCGCCGGTGGACGACGCCACGGGTACGCGATCATCAAAGAGGCCGACGAGGTCACCTCCGGGCGGGTGAAACTGAAGGTCAGCTCGCTCTATGCGGCACTCGACCGACTGGAGGGCGACGGCCTTGTCGTCCGCGCCGGCGACGAGGCCGTCGACGGCCGGCTGCGCCGCTACTTCGCGCTCACCGATGCCGGCGAAGACGCCCTGCGCGCCGAAGCCGACCGCATGGAGGCGAAGGCGAGAGTCGCCCGCGAACGGCTCGCCCTGCGGCACGCGACCGCCACAGCGGCGGCACGGCCCGCTCGACGTGCGGCCGGCACCGGCATTCTTCCGGGAGCATACGCATGA
- the mfd gene encoding transcription-repair coupling factor: MILEGLTGALSRAQTFADALAYANRDADFSVTTGLRVPLAAALLGTRPADKQVLLVVTATGRESEALRGALASVAPSAEIVEFPAWETLPHERLSPSPEIVGKRLAALRRLRTWSKDAGHPLVVVASVRAALQPLATGLDLIEPVLLAEGSRGHDLSGIAERLVALAYARVDMVTRRGEFAVRGGILDVFPPTAEHPVRVDFFGDEVEQIRAFSVADQRSLPHDVPQVELAPARELLLTDAVRQRAAEMAHEFPGLEQLLTKVAEGIPVEGMESLAPALVDDLVPLTDYLPDGVAVAVMSPERVAARALSLSETNREFLEAAWSAATVGAAAPIDLASGDFLSLRQLRDAAQLSRPGQKAPDHPWWTFSSFDTGGAEPVVPIGEQSIEDLVESAGDYVRVDASAVPSFAGNVDGAIEHVGQRLADGWRVAIVAAGHGLVERAVDVMSERGLAARQVDAYPSDAEAGVAYVLPASVEQGFELPEAKLALIGETEFYGRTIGYDSRQVKKLGVRRKNVVDPLQLRAGDFVVHETHGIGKFVELVQREVSSGGRNAVKSKREYLVLEYAPSKRGYPGDKLYVPTDQLDLLSRYVGGEAPQLSKMGGSDWAQAKGRARKAVRDIAVELVKLYSARMASKGHAFGADTPWQHELEEAFPFVETPDQLQTIDEVKADMERPIPMDRLISGDVGFGKTEIAVRAAFKAVQDGKQVLLLVPTTLLVRQHFETFQERFAGFPVHLRQLSRFQTDREAKEVMDGLADGTVDVVIGTHRLLSKNLSMKDLGLVIIDEEQRFGVEHKDALKKLKTNVDVLAMSATPIPRTLEMAVTGIREMSTLATPPEDRHPILTFVGAHSDRQVAAAIRRELLREGQVFYVHNRVSSIQRVASHLAELVPEARIAVAHGQMNEHVLEQMVVDFWERKFDVLVCTTIIETGLDIANANTIIIDRADKYGLSQLHQLRGRVGRGRERAYAYFLWDADKPLSETAHDRLSTIAANNELGSGMQVALKDLEIRGAGNLLGGEQSGHIAGVGFDLYLRMIGEAVGTFRGEVAEGQTELRLELPVDAHIPEDYVDSERLRLEAYQKLSAASGPKAKQESIDLVLEELTDRYGEPPEAVSNLIAVSRLRRRAQQAGLSDVVAMGSNLRIAPAELPDSLQVRLQRMYPKSRIVSAQKVVLVPLPVTDGESLPDAELIAWVRSLLDAIFPLPEPEAVAPLVE, from the coding sequence GTGATCCTCGAGGGCTTGACCGGGGCGCTTTCGCGCGCCCAGACATTCGCCGACGCCCTCGCCTACGCGAATCGCGACGCGGACTTCTCGGTGACCACCGGGCTCCGCGTGCCACTCGCGGCGGCGTTGCTCGGCACCCGTCCGGCCGACAAGCAGGTGCTGCTCGTCGTGACCGCCACGGGACGCGAGTCGGAGGCGCTGCGCGGTGCGCTGGCATCCGTCGCGCCGAGCGCCGAGATCGTCGAGTTCCCCGCCTGGGAGACGCTGCCCCACGAGCGGCTGAGCCCGAGCCCGGAGATCGTCGGCAAGAGGCTTGCCGCGTTGCGCCGGCTGCGCACCTGGTCGAAGGATGCCGGCCATCCGCTGGTCGTCGTCGCGTCCGTTCGCGCCGCGCTGCAGCCGCTCGCCACGGGTCTCGACCTGATCGAGCCCGTGCTGCTGGCCGAGGGCAGCCGCGGACACGATCTCTCCGGGATCGCCGAGCGCCTGGTCGCTCTCGCCTACGCCCGTGTGGACATGGTGACCAGGCGCGGCGAGTTCGCGGTGCGCGGCGGCATCCTCGACGTCTTTCCGCCGACGGCCGAGCACCCCGTGCGTGTCGACTTCTTCGGCGACGAGGTGGAGCAGATCCGCGCCTTCTCGGTCGCCGATCAGCGCTCGCTGCCGCACGACGTGCCGCAGGTCGAGCTGGCGCCGGCGCGCGAGCTGCTGCTCACCGACGCCGTGAGGCAGCGCGCTGCGGAGATGGCCCACGAGTTCCCCGGGCTGGAGCAGCTGCTGACGAAGGTGGCGGAGGGCATCCCCGTCGAGGGCATGGAGTCGCTGGCGCCCGCGCTCGTCGACGACCTCGTGCCGCTGACCGATTACCTGCCCGACGGCGTGGCCGTGGCCGTGATGTCGCCTGAGCGCGTCGCGGCGCGTGCGCTCAGCCTTTCGGAGACGAACCGGGAGTTCCTCGAGGCAGCATGGAGCGCCGCGACGGTGGGTGCGGCCGCGCCCATCGATCTCGCGTCGGGCGACTTCCTCTCTCTGCGCCAGCTGCGCGACGCCGCACAGCTGAGCAGGCCGGGGCAGAAGGCGCCCGACCACCCGTGGTGGACGTTCTCGAGCTTCGACACCGGGGGAGCGGAGCCCGTGGTGCCGATCGGCGAGCAGTCGATCGAAGACCTGGTCGAGTCGGCGGGCGATTACGTGCGCGTCGACGCCTCGGCCGTGCCGAGCTTCGCGGGCAACGTCGACGGAGCCATCGAGCACGTCGGGCAGCGTCTGGCGGACGGCTGGCGGGTCGCGATCGTCGCGGCGGGACACGGACTCGTGGAGCGAGCGGTCGACGTGATGTCCGAGCGCGGCCTCGCGGCCAGGCAGGTGGATGCCTACCCGAGCGACGCCGAGGCGGGTGTCGCGTACGTGCTGCCGGCGTCCGTGGAGCAAGGCTTCGAGCTGCCGGAGGCGAAGCTCGCGCTGATCGGCGAGACCGAGTTCTACGGGCGCACCATCGGCTACGACTCGCGCCAGGTGAAGAAGCTGGGCGTGCGGCGCAAGAACGTGGTCGACCCGCTGCAGCTGCGCGCCGGCGATTTCGTGGTGCACGAGACGCACGGCATCGGCAAGTTCGTCGAGCTGGTGCAGCGCGAGGTGTCGAGCGGCGGTCGCAACGCAGTGAAGTCCAAGCGCGAGTACCTCGTGCTGGAGTACGCGCCGTCGAAGCGCGGCTATCCGGGCGACAAGCTCTACGTGCCGACCGACCAGCTCGACCTGCTCAGCCGCTACGTCGGCGGCGAGGCACCGCAGCTGTCGAAGATGGGCGGCAGCGACTGGGCGCAGGCCAAGGGTCGTGCGCGCAAGGCCGTTCGGGACATCGCCGTCGAGCTGGTGAAGCTGTACTCGGCACGTATGGCCTCCAAGGGCCACGCGTTCGGGGCCGACACCCCGTGGCAGCACGAGCTCGAGGAAGCGTTCCCGTTCGTCGAGACGCCCGATCAGCTGCAGACCATCGACGAGGTGAAGGCCGACATGGAACGGCCCATCCCGATGGACCGGCTCATCTCGGGCGACGTCGGGTTCGGCAAGACCGAGATCGCCGTGCGGGCCGCGTTCAAGGCGGTGCAGGACGGCAAGCAGGTGCTGCTGCTGGTGCCGACGACTCTGCTGGTCAGACAGCATTTCGAGACGTTCCAGGAACGGTTCGCGGGCTTCCCCGTTCACCTGCGCCAGCTCAGCAGGTTCCAGACCGACCGCGAGGCGAAGGAGGTCATGGACGGCCTCGCCGACGGCACCGTCGACGTCGTGATCGGCACGCACCGACTGCTGTCCAAGAACCTCTCCATGAAGGATCTCGGGCTCGTCATCATCGACGAGGAGCAGCGTTTCGGGGTGGAGCACAAGGACGCCCTCAAGAAGCTGAAGACGAACGTCGACGTGCTCGCGATGAGCGCGACGCCCATCCCGCGCACGCTCGAGATGGCGGTGACGGGCATCCGCGAGATGTCGACGCTGGCGACGCCGCCGGAAGACAGGCATCCGATCCTCACGTTCGTCGGGGCGCACTCCGACAGGCAGGTGGCGGCGGCAATCAGGCGCGAACTGCTGCGCGAGGGACAGGTGTTCTACGTGCACAACCGGGTGTCGAGCATCCAGCGGGTCGCATCGCACCTTGCGGAGCTCGTGCCCGAGGCGCGTATCGCGGTCGCGCACGGTCAGATGAACGAGCATGTGCTCGAGCAGATGGTCGTGGACTTCTGGGAACGCAAGTTCGACGTGCTGGTGTGCACGACGATCATCGAGACCGGGCTCGACATCGCCAACGCGAACACGATCATCATCGACCGCGCCGACAAATACGGCCTGTCGCAGCTGCACCAGCTGCGCGGGCGCGTCGGCCGTGGTCGTGAGCGCGCCTACGCCTATTTCCTCTGGGATGCCGACAAGCCGCTCTCCGAGACCGCCCACGACCGGCTGTCCACCATCGCGGCCAACAACGAGCTCGGCAGCGGCATGCAGGTGGCGCTCAAAGACCTCGAGATCCGCGGCGCGGGCAACCTGCTCGGTGGCGAGCAGTCCGGCCACATCGCCGGCGTCGGCTTCGACCTCTACCTGCGCATGATCGGCGAGGCGGTCGGCACCTTCCGCGGCGAGGTCGCAGAGGGACAGACCGAGCTGCGGCTCGAGCTGCCGGTGGATGCTCACATCCCCGAGGACTACGTCGACAGCGAGCGGCTGCGGCTCGAGGCGTATCAGAAGCTCTCGGCGGCATCCGGTCCGAAGGCGAAGCAGGAGTCGATCGACCTCGTGCTCGAGGAGCTCACCGACCGCTACGGCGAGCCGCCAGAGGCGGTGTCCAATCTGATCGCGGTCTCGCGGCTGCGCAGGCGTGCCCAGCAGGCCGGACTCTCGGACGTGGTGGCCATGGGCTCGAATCTCCGCATCGCGCCGGCCGAGCTGCCTGACTCGTTGCAGGTGCGGTTGCAGCGCATGTACCCGAAGTCGCGCATCGTCTCCGCGCAGAAGGTGGTGCTCGTTCCCCTGCCGGTCACCGATGGGGAGTCGCTGCCCGACGCAGAGCTGATCGCGTGGGTGCGTTCGCTGCTCGACGCGATCTTCCCGCTGCCGGAGCCCGAGGCGGTCGCCCCGCTGGTCGAGTAA